The following proteins come from a genomic window of Streptomyces sp. Sge12:
- a CDS encoding STAS domain-containing protein: MNPLADRGPHTVTVAARVDCSVVTVTGDLDLDRVDTLNSALLGACSDPGAPDRVVIDLTRLAFCDSAGLNALLRARLLCESNGRTLILANPGPQVMRLLSITGADLLFNLSFPEAGEGPAHRAS; encoded by the coding sequence ATGAACCCGCTGGCCGACCGTGGTCCGCACACCGTCACGGTCGCCGCGCGCGTCGACTGCAGCGTGGTCACCGTCACCGGTGACCTCGACCTCGACCGTGTCGATACGTTGAACAGCGCACTCCTGGGGGCGTGCTCCGATCCCGGCGCACCGGACCGGGTGGTCATCGATCTCACACGGCTCGCGTTCTGCGACTCCGCGGGTCTCAACGCCCTGCTGCGCGCACGTCTGTTGTGCGAGTCGAACGGGCGCACCCTGATCCTCGCCAACCCGGGCCCGCAGGTCATGCGCCTGCTGTCCATCACGGGTGCCGATCTGCTGTTCAACCTCAGCTTCCCCGAGGCGGGCGAGGGGCCGGCGCACCGGGCATCCTGA